In the Piscinibacter sp. XHJ-5 genome, one interval contains:
- a CDS encoding VanZ family protein yields the protein MALRSLIGRLTSSSLAQRGWRAVLCALLVAVLWLALTPDSQPVTGTGWDKANHLLAFVALAIAGRFGFPGRASRSLMLAGALLAFGGLIEVLQASVPGRSAEWADVLADLAGIATGTLIAAMALRSARS from the coding sequence ATGGCATTGCGATCGCTCATCGGACGCCTCACCAGCAGCTCTCTTGCGCAGCGCGGCTGGCGCGCCGTCTTGTGCGCCTTGCTGGTCGCGGTGCTCTGGCTCGCCTTGACACCCGACTCGCAGCCGGTGACCGGCACCGGCTGGGACAAGGCCAACCACCTGCTGGCCTTCGTGGCGCTCGCCATCGCCGGCCGCTTCGGCTTTCCCGGCCGCGCATCGCGGTCGCTGATGCTCGCCGGCGCGCTGCTCGCCTTCGGCGGGCTGATCGAGGTCCTGCAAGCGAGCGTTCCGGGCCGCTCCGCCGAATGGGCCGATGTGCTGGCCGACCTGGCCGGGATCGCCACGGGCACGCTGATCGCCGCGATGGCGCTGCGCTCCGCACGCTCGTGA
- a CDS encoding exo-alpha-sialidase: protein MVSLMLRCLWMLAIALPAAAQHAHGGARGAPQLAIGAAFAPSGELWIVGLDAQSRLFVQTSADEGRSWSAPREIPTGGDTPAAAGESRPKIAFGPDGRVVIAYTQPQALPYTGLIRMLRSTDGGRSFSAPFTVHRDRQVITHRFESIAFDARGTLHTVWVDKRDAEASRAAGRRDYRGAAIYRNESADGGQSFGPDIKLADSSCECCRIALAPSPDGGLVALWRHVFAPNQRDHAFAAVRERATASQPVRATFDRWALDACPHHGPGLTPSSTGGYHAVWFGEKDGIAGVRYGRLGADGTPRGEARRLPDPQAEHADVLGAGTQLAIVWRSFDGQATRWRAWLSADDGEHFTLKELGRSDLDNDHPRLVRRGEQIYALWRTTQGIHVERLVP, encoded by the coding sequence ATGGTGAGCCTGATGCTTCGATGCCTGTGGATGCTGGCCATCGCGCTGCCGGCGGCCGCCCAGCATGCGCATGGCGGCGCCAGGGGCGCGCCGCAACTGGCCATCGGCGCGGCCTTCGCGCCCTCGGGCGAGCTGTGGATCGTCGGTCTCGACGCTCAGTCGCGCCTGTTCGTGCAGACCAGCGCCGACGAAGGGCGAAGCTGGTCGGCGCCGCGCGAGATCCCGACCGGCGGCGACACGCCCGCCGCGGCGGGCGAGAGCCGGCCCAAGATCGCCTTCGGTCCGGACGGCCGCGTCGTCATCGCCTACACGCAGCCGCAGGCCTTGCCGTACACGGGTCTGATCCGCATGCTGCGATCCACCGACGGCGGGCGCAGCTTCTCGGCGCCGTTCACGGTGCACCGCGACCGCCAGGTGATCACCCATCGCTTCGAGTCCATCGCCTTCGATGCGCGCGGCACGCTGCACACCGTGTGGGTGGACAAGCGCGATGCCGAGGCGAGCCGCGCTGCCGGCCGCAGGGACTATCGCGGCGCGGCGATCTACCGCAACGAGTCGGCCGACGGCGGACAGAGTTTCGGCCCCGACATCAAGCTTGCGGACAGCAGCTGCGAGTGCTGCCGCATCGCGCTCGCGCCTTCGCCGGACGGCGGGCTGGTGGCGCTCTGGCGCCATGTCTTCGCGCCCAACCAGCGCGACCATGCCTTCGCCGCGGTGCGCGAACGGGCCACGGCGTCGCAGCCCGTGCGCGCCACCTTCGACCGCTGGGCGCTCGACGCCTGCCCGCACCACGGGCCCGGGCTCACGCCGTCGTCAACGGGCGGCTACCACGCGGTGTGGTTCGGCGAGAAGGACGGCATCGCCGGCGTGCGCTACGGCCGGCTGGGGGCCGACGGCACGCCGCGCGGCGAGGCGCGACGGCTGCCCGACCCGCAGGCCGAGCATGCCGACGTGCTCGGCGCCGGCACGCAGCTGGCCATCGTCTGGCGCAGCTTCGACGGCCAGGCGACACGCTGGCGCGCCTGGCTCTCCGCCGACGACGGCGAGCACTTCACGCTGAAGGAGCTGGGCCGCAGCGATCTCGACAACGACCATCCGCGGCTCGTGCGCCGCGGCGAGCAGATCTACGCGCTGTGGCGCACCACGCAAGGAATCCATGTTGAACGCCTCGTTCCCTAG
- a CDS encoding TonB-dependent receptor — protein sequence MTRTTPRRRARAPLALAMFGLCGGVSAQSGPSTDTTLVTQGSALPAVTITGTREKTLLSQTPASIGVIPERDIVFTGPMHPQQLLGQVPGVAIAVTNGEGHSTAIRQPFTTSPLYLFLEDGIPTRATGFFNHNALYEVNLPAAGGVEVVRGPGSALYGSDAIAGTVNVLTRAPAAEPQLMLSAEAGSSGWRRLLADGSRGDVRASVNVTHTDGWRDGTAYDRQSANFRWDAAAGGMRLKTIVGLTHIDQQTGANTPLTLDDYLHDPTKNNLSIAWRKVRALRLSTQVEHEAGGSLWTLTPYLRRNVMDLNGSFNLSSDPRIETSAVTSLGLMAKWRRDFDAPLRPRLIAGVDLDRSPGSRTEDSIAPTRTGSGANSFYTGFTVGDRIYDYDVTFRSASAYLHGELSPTPSVRITAGLRHDDIRYEMDNRIAADTTSAGPRIYAQTPHASVGYSRWSPKLGATWAVAPQASLYASVHHGFRTPSESQLFRAGSGASAAEAQTKAAFALALKPIKARQSELGLRGQAQDWRYDLVAYELVKRDDLVSQRDLATDVTTAVNAGRTRHRGVELGLGRALTAAWRLDVALSHARHVYDRWVTAIADFSGKEMESAPRSIANVRLAWTPREGSSAQLEWAHIGSYWLEASHSAAFGKYPGHDVFNLRMRQRLDDRMSLFARVMNLADKRYADSASVSSNTAVYSPALPRSVYAGLEAAW from the coding sequence ATGACCAGAACAACACCCCGCCGGCGTGCGCGGGCGCCGCTGGCGCTCGCCATGTTCGGCCTTTGTGGTGGCGTGTCGGCACAGTCCGGCCCGTCCACCGACACCACGCTCGTCACCCAGGGCTCCGCGCTGCCCGCCGTCACCATCACCGGCACGCGCGAGAAGACGCTGCTGTCCCAGACGCCGGCTTCCATCGGCGTCATCCCCGAGCGCGACATCGTGTTCACCGGCCCCATGCACCCGCAGCAGCTGCTCGGACAGGTGCCCGGCGTCGCGATCGCGGTCACCAACGGCGAGGGCCACAGCACGGCGATCCGCCAACCGTTCACCACCTCGCCGCTGTACCTCTTCCTCGAGGACGGCATTCCGACGCGCGCCACCGGCTTCTTCAACCACAACGCGCTGTACGAGGTGAATCTGCCGGCCGCCGGCGGCGTCGAGGTGGTGCGCGGTCCTGGCAGCGCGCTGTACGGCTCGGATGCGATCGCCGGCACGGTCAACGTGCTGACCAGGGCGCCCGCCGCCGAGCCGCAGCTGATGCTGTCGGCCGAGGCGGGCAGCTCCGGCTGGCGGCGGCTGCTTGCCGATGGCAGCCGCGGCGACGTGCGGGCCTCGGTCAACGTGACCCACACCGACGGCTGGCGCGACGGCACGGCCTACGACCGGCAGAGCGCGAACTTTCGCTGGGATGCGGCGGCGGGCGGCATGCGGCTGAAGACCATCGTCGGGCTCACGCACATCGACCAGCAGACCGGCGCGAACACGCCGCTCACGCTCGACGACTACCTGCACGATCCGACGAAGAACAACCTGTCGATCGCGTGGCGCAAGGTGCGCGCGCTGCGGCTGTCGACCCAGGTGGAGCACGAGGCGGGCGGCTCGCTGTGGACGCTCACGCCCTACCTGCGCCGCAACGTCATGGACCTCAACGGCTCGTTCAACCTCAGCTCGGACCCGCGCATCGAGACCAGCGCGGTCACGTCGCTCGGCCTGATGGCGAAGTGGCGCCGCGACTTCGACGCGCCGCTGCGGCCGCGGCTCATCGCCGGCGTCGACCTCGATCGCAGCCCCGGCTCGCGCACCGAGGACAGCATCGCTCCCACACGCACCGGCAGCGGCGCGAACAGCTTCTACACCGGCTTCACCGTCGGCGACCGCATCTACGACTACGACGTGACGTTTCGCAGCGCGTCGGCGTACCTGCACGGCGAGCTCTCGCCGACGCCGTCGGTCCGCATCACCGCCGGGCTGCGCCACGACGACATCCGCTACGAGATGGACAACCGCATCGCCGCGGACACCACCAGCGCCGGGCCGCGGATCTACGCCCAGACGCCGCATGCGTCGGTCGGGTACTCGCGCTGGAGTCCCAAGCTGGGCGCGACCTGGGCGGTCGCACCGCAGGCGAGCCTCTACGCCTCGGTGCACCACGGCTTTCGCACGCCGTCGGAAAGCCAGCTCTTTCGTGCCGGCAGCGGCGCCTCCGCGGCCGAGGCGCAGACCAAGGCGGCGTTCGCGCTGGCGCTCAAGCCGATCAAGGCGCGGCAGTCGGAGCTCGGCCTGCGCGGCCAGGCACAGGACTGGCGCTACGACCTGGTGGCCTACGAGCTCGTCAAGCGCGACGACCTGGTGAGCCAGCGCGATCTGGCAACCGACGTGACCACCGCCGTGAACGCGGGCCGCACCCGGCATCGCGGCGTGGAGCTGGGCCTGGGCAGGGCGCTGACCGCCGCGTGGCGTCTCGACGTGGCGCTGTCGCACGCCAGGCACGTCTACGACCGATGGGTCACGGCCATCGCCGACTTCTCCGGCAAGGAGATGGAATCGGCGCCGCGCAGCATCGCGAACGTGAGGCTCGCCTGGACGCCGCGCGAGGGCTCCAGCGCGCAGCTCGAATGGGCGCACATCGGGTCCTACTGGCTGGAGGCGAGCCACTCGGCGGCCTTCGGCAAGTACCCCGGCCACGACGTGTTCAACCTTCGCATGCGCCAGCGCCTCGACGACCGCATGTCGCTGTTCGCCCGCGTCATGAACCTGGCCGACAAGCGCTACGCCGACAGCGCCTCGGTGTCGTCGAACACCGCGGTCTATTCGCCGGCGCTGCCGCGCAGCGTCTACGCGGGACTGGAGGCTGCATGGTGA
- a CDS encoding DUF4198 domain-containing protein codes for MSRLLVLCLALAAAPAQAHDTWFALERRTPSAAVVALGTGNQFPVQESAVGAEQLTRHGCRTGSAAVPLAPGQVTPTALRLQAKAGRGQALSCWAQVMPFDIELTPDKIAVYLKEIHPPPAVHQAWAAMRARGLPWKERYTKHARIEIAGDAPSEAAPSGMAMDVLIEGGSRILHAGDAVAFQVLRDGAPLADFAVELRSDQHRIGFWHQTDAEGRVRVKVPLAGRWVLRGTDLRAVEDAWESRFVTLAFEVSR; via the coding sequence ATGAGCCGTCTTCTCGTCCTCTGTCTCGCGCTGGCCGCCGCACCGGCGCAGGCGCACGACACCTGGTTCGCGCTCGAGCGCCGCACGCCGTCCGCGGCCGTGGTGGCCCTGGGCACCGGCAACCAGTTTCCGGTGCAGGAGTCGGCGGTCGGCGCCGAGCAGCTCACGCGGCACGGCTGCCGCACCGGTTCGGCCGCGGTGCCGCTGGCCCCCGGCCAGGTCACGCCCACCGCGCTGCGCCTGCAGGCGAAGGCGGGCCGCGGGCAGGCGCTGTCGTGCTGGGCGCAGGTGATGCCGTTCGACATCGAGCTCACGCCCGACAAGATCGCGGTGTACCTGAAGGAGATCCATCCGCCGCCCGCGGTGCACCAGGCCTGGGCCGCGATGCGTGCACGCGGGCTGCCGTGGAAGGAGCGCTACACCAAGCACGCACGCATCGAGATCGCCGGCGACGCGCCGTCCGAGGCCGCGCCTTCGGGCATGGCGATGGACGTGCTGATCGAAGGCGGCTCGCGCATCCTGCATGCCGGCGATGCAGTCGCCTTCCAGGTGCTGCGCGACGGCGCGCCCCTGGCTGATTTCGCGGTCGAGCTGCGCAGCGACCAGCATCGCATCGGCTTCTGGCATCAGACGGATGCCGAGGGACGCGTTCGCGTCAAGGTGCCGCTGGCGGGCCGATGGGTGCTGCGCGGCACGGATCTGCGCGCCGTCGAGGATGCGTGGGAGAGCCGGTTCGTCACGCTGGCGTTCGAGGTGAGCAGGTGA
- a CDS encoding response regulator has protein sequence MNIAFLRTLTGKTLLRLAAGGAAVLLAASAAGTYLLYRQLEQQASLRLASVATERARVAERVLSHKVEAHDALRLLFVQQWPDYQDAKTLRRFEALMTRYPDGAWRNRPELSDGRRYATGWIRSDTVLGDDLRRRTVLFHDLSMRYGPGTAMRHDNLFFTSVPEQSNMGYDPYLFPDWIHDIPGDFDMLAYEWGRQGAAPARPEDKPTWSAPEVDPVGPQHGPMFTLMTPLHIGARHVGAIGSSILLKDFLARVLPASSSDMRYLLYRADGRLLVDTALADRLGPAVAKARLDELSGDLPATLGSLAAHARDTAAARYSRDSDLYVAVARIDGPGWLVAATLPGAAVRGEALGMAAWALACGLGLLLTLLLISARVLQRQVAAPLNGLTHAAQRVAAGDADVRLPATRDDELGQLARSFNDMAREVAERDAALRHDKVEIETVLTSLLRAEQELARQRESLHQNEKLSALGGLLAGVAHELNNPLAVVVGRAMQLEERAASIGDRAIATRIVQAAERCARIVRTFLAMARRQESLREPTDVNDVIVDALDVLAYTLQSGGVQVQTQLQAGLPHAMADAGQLGQVFLNLFTNAHQAMAATDGPRLLCVRSGLASDGDTLLIEVADTGPGIAPDIAARVFEPFFTTKAVGEGTGVGLSVSLGIVQSHGGSLRLETHGSPGARFVVTLPACRSRQPVHALPCRTAAATRGARVLVVDDEREIAEVLRDILVHAGHRVAMAHSGAQALAHLDTHGADLVLTDLKMPGMDGPALYREIRSRHPHLLQRVIAITGDTLGTVAREFVEATRVPVIDKPFAPQEVLARVAEVLKRAGAMA, from the coding sequence ATGAACATCGCCTTTCTGCGCACGCTCACCGGCAAGACGCTGCTGCGCCTGGCCGCCGGCGGCGCCGCCGTGCTGCTGGCCGCCAGCGCGGCCGGGACCTACCTGCTGTACCGCCAACTCGAGCAGCAGGCCAGCCTGCGCCTGGCCTCTGTTGCCACCGAAAGGGCCCGCGTGGCCGAGCGGGTGCTGAGCCACAAGGTGGAGGCCCATGACGCCTTGCGCCTCCTGTTCGTGCAGCAGTGGCCCGACTACCAGGACGCGAAGACGCTCAGGCGCTTCGAGGCGCTGATGACTCGCTATCCCGACGGTGCATGGCGCAACCGCCCCGAGCTGTCCGATGGCCGGCGCTACGCCACGGGATGGATCCGCAGCGACACCGTCCTCGGCGACGACCTGCGACGCCGCACGGTGCTGTTCCACGATCTGTCGATGCGCTACGGGCCGGGCACCGCGATGCGCCACGACAACCTGTTCTTCACCAGCGTGCCGGAGCAGTCGAACATGGGCTACGACCCGTACCTGTTTCCCGACTGGATCCACGACATCCCGGGCGACTTCGACATGCTGGCCTACGAGTGGGGACGCCAGGGCGCCGCGCCGGCCCGTCCCGAGGACAAGCCGACGTGGTCGGCGCCCGAGGTCGATCCCGTCGGGCCGCAGCACGGGCCGATGTTCACGCTGATGACGCCGCTGCACATCGGCGCGCGCCATGTCGGCGCGATCGGCAGCAGCATCCTGCTCAAGGATTTCCTGGCCCGCGTGCTGCCGGCCTCGTCCTCCGACATGCGCTACCTGCTGTACCGCGCCGACGGGCGGCTGCTGGTCGACACCGCGCTCGCGGACCGGCTGGGACCGGCCGTGGCGAAGGCACGGCTCGACGAGCTCTCCGGCGACCTGCCAGCCACGCTGGGGTCGCTGGCCGCGCACGCGCGTGACACCGCGGCCGCGCGCTACAGCCGCGACAGCGACCTGTACGTCGCGGTGGCGCGCATCGATGGCCCCGGCTGGCTGGTCGCCGCCACCCTGCCCGGCGCCGCCGTGCGCGGCGAGGCGCTCGGCATGGCCGCCTGGGCGCTGGCCTGCGGTCTGGGCTTGCTGCTCACGCTGCTGCTCATCTCGGCGCGCGTGCTGCAGCGGCAGGTGGCGGCACCGCTGAATGGCCTGACGCATGCGGCGCAACGCGTCGCCGCCGGCGATGCCGACGTGCGGCTGCCGGCGACACGCGACGACGAGCTGGGCCAGCTGGCCCGCAGCTTCAATGACATGGCGCGCGAGGTGGCCGAGCGCGACGCTGCGTTGCGCCATGACAAGGTCGAGATCGAGACGGTCCTCACCTCGCTGCTGCGCGCCGAGCAGGAGCTGGCGCGCCAGCGCGAATCGCTGCACCAGAACGAAAAGCTGTCCGCGCTGGGCGGACTGCTGGCCGGCGTGGCACACGAGCTGAACAACCCGCTGGCGGTGGTGGTCGGGCGCGCCATGCAGCTGGAGGAGCGCGCGGCGTCGATCGGCGACCGGGCGATCGCCACGCGCATCGTCCAGGCGGCGGAGCGCTGTGCGCGCATCGTGCGCACCTTCCTGGCGATGGCGCGCCGCCAGGAGTCGCTGCGCGAGCCCACCGACGTCAACGACGTGATCGTCGATGCGCTCGACGTGCTGGCCTACACGCTGCAAAGCGGTGGCGTGCAGGTGCAGACCCAGTTGCAGGCCGGGCTGCCGCATGCCATGGCCGATGCAGGGCAGCTCGGGCAGGTCTTCCTGAACCTGTTCACCAACGCGCACCAGGCGATGGCCGCCACCGACGGGCCGCGCCTGCTGTGTGTGCGCAGCGGACTTGCGTCCGACGGCGACACGCTGCTCATCGAAGTCGCCGACACCGGGCCGGGCATTGCGCCGGACATCGCCGCGCGCGTCTTCGAGCCCTTCTTCACCACCAAGGCGGTCGGCGAAGGCACCGGCGTCGGACTGTCCGTGAGCCTGGGCATCGTGCAGTCGCATGGCGGCAGCTTGCGGCTCGAGACGCATGGTTCGCCGGGAGCCCGTTTCGTGGTCACCCTGCCCGCCTGCCGCAGCAGGCAGCCCGTGCATGCGCTGCCCTGTCGGACCGCGGCGGCCACCCGCGGCGCACGGGTGCTGGTGGTCGACGACGAGCGGGAGATCGCGGAGGTTCTTCGCGACATCCTCGTGCACGCCGGCCATCGGGTGGCGATGGCCCACAGCGGCGCGCAGGCGCTGGCCCACCTGGACACCCACGGCGCCGACCTGGTGCTGACCGACCTGAAGATGCCCGGCATGGACGGGCCGGCGCTGTACCGCGAGATCCGCAGTCGCCACCCTCACCTGCTGCAGCGCGTGATCGCCATCACCGGCGACACCCTCGGGACGGTGGCGCGCGAGTTCGTCGAGGCGACCCGCGTTCCCGTCATCGACAAGCCGTTCGCGCCGCAGGAGGTGCTGGCCCGGGTCGCCGAAGTGCTCAAGCGCGCCGGGGCGATGGCCTGA
- a CDS encoding class I SAM-dependent methyltransferase, which produces MGAESTGAARTPRFAAIDHHRTQGLTMPADHFSAVAAQYAQSRPTYPEELFDWLAQQCAQRSLAWDVGAGNGQASVALAGRFDRVLATDLSEDQIARATPHPRVQYRAAPAHRSGLEAASADLVTVAQALHWFDLDAFYAEVRRVLKRGGLVAAWSYGVLSVEGDAVGPRVDDFYTRVAGPWWPAERRHVENGYAELAFPFEPIAAPRFAIRRRWTLDELLGYVRSWSAVSRMQQATGTDPVALLDERLAPDWGTRDTCRLVTWPIAMHAGRAKAAGARP; this is translated from the coding sequence ATGGGTGCCGAGTCGACAGGCGCCGCACGCACACCTAGATTTGCCGCCATCGACCACCACCGCACGCAAGGCCTCACCATGCCAGCCGATCACTTCTCCGCCGTCGCTGCGCAGTACGCGCAGTCGCGCCCCACCTATCCCGAAGAGCTGTTCGACTGGCTGGCGCAGCAGTGCGCCCAGCGCTCGCTTGCCTGGGATGTCGGCGCGGGCAACGGCCAGGCCTCGGTCGCGCTGGCCGGACGCTTCGACCGCGTGCTCGCCACGGACCTCAGCGAGGATCAGATCGCGCGCGCCACGCCGCATCCGCGGGTGCAGTACCGCGCGGCACCGGCGCACCGCAGCGGCCTCGAAGCCGCCAGCGCCGACCTCGTGACGGTGGCGCAGGCGCTGCACTGGTTCGACCTCGATGCCTTCTACGCCGAAGTGCGCCGTGTGCTGAAGCGCGGCGGACTGGTCGCGGCGTGGAGCTACGGCGTGCTGAGCGTCGAAGGCGATGCCGTCGGCCCCCGCGTCGACGACTTCTACACCCGCGTCGCAGGACCGTGGTGGCCGGCGGAGCGGCGACACGTGGAGAACGGCTACGCCGAGCTGGCGTTCCCCTTCGAGCCGATCGCCGCCCCGCGCTTCGCGATCCGCCGTCGATGGACGCTCGACGAGCTGCTGGGCTACGTGCGCAGCTGGTCGGCGGTGTCGCGCATGCAGCAGGCCACCGGCACCGATCCGGTGGCGCTGCTCGACGAGCGGCTGGCGCCCGACTGGGGAACGCGTGACACGTGCCGCCTCGTCACCTGGCCGATCGCGATGCATGCGGGGCGGGCCAAGGCGGCGGGTGCCCGCCCATAG
- a CDS encoding HupE/UreJ family protein, which produces MKLAGLLLAAALAWLAAWPAHAHKPSDSYLSLKVDGGRISGQWDIALRDLDFALGLDADGDGRITWGEVRAQHAAIAAHALARLAVQADGSACTVTAGEQLVDRHTDGAYTVIPLQVSCPQPPTTLGLTYRLFAEVDPLHRGLLRLETQGQTRTAVLGPHAPSQQFGLAAPGGRLEQFLAYGREGVWHIWIGYDHILFLLSLLLPAVLVRRDDGWGAAARFRDGFIDVLKIVTSFTVAHSITLTLATLGVVSLPSRWIESAIAASVVLAALNNVVPLFQGRRWTVAFAFGLIHGFGFASVLADLGLPQSALVLALVGFNLGVELGQIAIVSAFLPLAYALRGTWFYRRAVFVGGSVAIAIVAAAWLVERAFDLQVM; this is translated from the coding sequence TTGAAGCTCGCCGGTCTCCTGCTCGCCGCCGCGTTGGCCTGGCTCGCGGCCTGGCCGGCGCACGCGCACAAGCCGTCGGACAGCTATCTCTCGCTGAAGGTGGACGGCGGGCGCATCAGCGGGCAATGGGACATCGCGCTGCGCGACCTCGACTTCGCGCTCGGCCTCGACGCCGACGGCGATGGACGCATCACGTGGGGCGAGGTGCGGGCGCAGCATGCCGCCATCGCCGCCCACGCGCTGGCGCGGCTGGCGGTGCAGGCCGATGGCTCGGCGTGCACGGTCACGGCCGGCGAGCAGCTGGTCGACCGGCACACCGACGGCGCCTATACCGTGATCCCGCTGCAGGTGAGCTGTCCGCAGCCGCCGACCACGCTGGGGCTGACGTACCGATTGTTCGCCGAGGTTGATCCGCTGCATCGCGGCCTCCTGCGTCTCGAGACGCAAGGGCAGACACGCACTGCGGTGCTCGGCCCGCACGCGCCGTCGCAGCAGTTCGGGCTCGCGGCGCCGGGCGGGCGGCTCGAGCAGTTCCTGGCCTACGGCCGCGAAGGCGTGTGGCACATCTGGATCGGGTACGACCACATCCTGTTCCTGCTGTCGCTGCTGCTGCCGGCCGTGCTGGTGCGGCGCGACGACGGCTGGGGTGCCGCGGCGCGCTTTCGCGACGGTTTCATCGACGTGCTGAAGATCGTCACCTCCTTCACCGTCGCCCATTCGATCACCCTGACCTTGGCGACGCTGGGCGTGGTGTCCTTGCCCTCGCGCTGGATCGAGTCGGCGATCGCCGCGTCGGTGGTGCTGGCGGCGCTCAACAACGTGGTGCCGCTGTTCCAGGGGCGTCGCTGGACGGTGGCCTTCGCCTTCGGGCTGATTCATGGCTTCGGCTTCGCGAGCGTGCTGGCCGACCTCGGCCTGCCGCAATCGGCACTCGTGCTGGCGCTGGTGGGCTTCAACCTGGGCGTCGAGCTGGGACAGATCGCGATCGTGTCGGCGTTCCTGCCGCTCGCATACGCGCTGCGCGGCACATGGTTCTACCGGCGCGCGGTGTTCGTCGGCGGATCGGTCGCGATCGCGATCGTGGCCGCGGCCTGGCTGGTGGAGAGGGCCTTCGACCTGCAGGTGATGTGA
- a CDS encoding efflux transporter outer membrane subunit, whose translation MRSTVTLVLAALLCGCAALPSPTTPVPALPAQWHAALPHDGRLADLRGWWQQFDDPLLAELVAAAQDASPTIASARSRIEQARAARVGAGAALGPSLQAQATLSRGREDFGLPIATSGASGLQASWEIDVFGGRRAAADATQARLEGARALWHDARVSVAAEVATSYVGLRACEALLAQTRADAASRGETARLTELSARSGFQSPANAALSRATAAQGQGNATQQHAQCELAVKSLVALTAIAEPELRARLGERTARLPQPAQIAVEAVPGQALAQRPDLFSAARDVEAAAADTAEAQAQRLPRVTLNGSLSAARAKTSSGSTDGTLWSFGPLAVSLPIFDGGARRANVEAARARYDEAASVYRARLRVAVQEVEQALVTLQSTADRTHDAQLAAEGFHASYVATEMRQRGGLASLFELEDARRSDLQAQNALIDLQRERIAAWISLYRALGGGWRADALQIAQGATR comes from the coding sequence ATGCGATCCACTGTCACGCTTGTGCTGGCTGCGCTGCTGTGCGGCTGCGCCGCACTGCCGAGCCCCACGACCCCTGTGCCTGCGCTGCCCGCGCAATGGCACGCCGCGCTGCCGCACGATGGCCGCCTCGCCGATCTGCGGGGGTGGTGGCAGCAGTTCGACGATCCGCTGCTCGCGGAGCTGGTCGCCGCCGCGCAGGACGCGAGCCCCACGATCGCGTCGGCGCGCTCGCGCATCGAGCAGGCGCGTGCGGCGCGTGTCGGGGCCGGCGCGGCGCTGGGTCCGAGCTTGCAAGCCCAGGCGACGCTGTCGCGCGGACGCGAAGACTTCGGCCTGCCGATCGCCACCTCGGGCGCTTCCGGCCTGCAGGCGAGCTGGGAGATCGACGTGTTCGGCGGCCGTCGCGCCGCCGCCGACGCGACGCAGGCGCGGCTCGAAGGCGCCCGCGCGCTGTGGCACGACGCCCGCGTTTCGGTCGCCGCGGAGGTCGCGACCAGCTACGTCGGCCTGCGCGCCTGCGAGGCCCTGCTCGCGCAGACCCGTGCCGACGCGGCATCGCGCGGCGAGACGGCGCGGCTCACCGAGCTCAGCGCGAGAAGCGGCTTCCAGTCTCCGGCCAACGCGGCGCTGTCGCGTGCCACCGCGGCACAAGGACAGGGCAACGCGACGCAGCAGCATGCGCAGTGCGAGCTGGCCGTCAAGTCGCTGGTCGCCCTGACCGCCATCGCGGAGCCGGAGCTTCGCGCCCGGCTCGGCGAACGCACCGCACGCCTGCCGCAGCCGGCGCAGATCGCGGTGGAGGCGGTCCCGGGGCAGGCGCTGGCACAGCGGCCCGACCTGTTCAGCGCCGCACGCGATGTCGAAGCCGCTGCCGCCGACACCGCCGAGGCGCAGGCGCAGCGCCTTCCTCGCGTCACGCTGAACGGCAGCCTCAGCGCCGCACGGGCGAAGACTTCGTCCGGCAGCACCGACGGCACGCTGTGGAGCTTCGGTCCGCTGGCCGTCTCGCTGCCGATCTTCGACGGCGGCGCGCGGCGGGCCAATGTGGAGGCCGCGCGCGCCCGCTACGACGAGGCAGCCAGCGTTTACCGCGCCAGGCTGCGCGTGGCCGTGCAGGAGGTCGAGCAGGCGCTGGTCACGCTGCAGAGCACCGCCGACCGGACGCACGACGCGCAGCTCGCCGCGGAAGGCTTCCACGCTTCCTACGTGGCCACCGAGATGCGCCAGCGCGGCGGGCTCGCCAGCCTGTTCGAGCTGGAGGATGCGCGCCGCAGCGACCTGCAGGCGCAGAACGCGCTCATCGACCTGCAGCGCGAACGCATCGCCGCCTGGATCTCGTTGTACCGCGCGCTCGGCGGAGGCTGGCGCGCAGACGCGCTGCAGATCGCGCAAGGCGCGACGCGCTGA
- a CDS encoding DUF2946 family protein produces the protein MSRASWLTRWTVRLAVVALLLKAAVPMLASMAAQLQGASVAQVCDVYGVALPSHHDHAHHGEHAGHHGEHHPGSDAAHKSDHCALTALAALAPQAMAPLSLPLAPPPLSDVQAHAPFAVADAAAAWIARLHHGPPASS, from the coding sequence ATGTCCCGCGCTTCCTGGCTGACCCGCTGGACCGTCCGTCTGGCGGTCGTGGCCCTGCTGCTCAAGGCGGCGGTGCCCATGCTGGCCAGCATGGCCGCGCAGCTGCAAGGCGCCTCGGTGGCGCAGGTCTGCGACGTCTATGGCGTGGCGCTGCCCAGTCATCATGACCACGCACATCACGGCGAGCACGCCGGCCACCACGGCGAGCATCACCCGGGGTCCGACGCCGCCCACAAGAGCGACCACTGCGCGCTGACGGCCCTCGCGGCGCTGGCGCCGCAAGCCATGGCGCCGTTGTCGCTGCCGCTGGCGCCGCCGCCCCTGTCGGATGTTCAGGCACATGCGCCATTCGCCGTCGCGGATGCCGCCGCCGCCTGGATCGCCCGCCTGCACCACGGTCCACCCGCGTCTTCCTGA